The genomic stretch ccaatgcaggagacaaaagagactagggtcgggaatatcctctggagaaggaaatggcaacccactccagttttcttgcctggagaatcccgtggacagaggagcctggtgagctattgtccatggagttgcaaaaaaagtcggacacgactgagcaactaaacaacaacaaacaagaccAATCGGGAGGCTACTTCAGTAGTAGGTGGAGAGATGAGGCAGGGCTAAACTGGGAAGGAAGGAGTCTGGAGCTTCTGACATTCCCTCTGGCTCAGCCTCTGCACTAAGTGGTGAGGAGGAGGTGGGATCAGGACCACAATGGCTGGGGGTGCTTGCCCTCCTCAAGTTTCATTGTGTTTGGAAAGTCTTCTTCATGCCAGAAGACAATCTCCATGAATTCACAGGCTAACACCTCCAagagcagaataaataaatagccaGGGTCCTACTTTCTGGCCCTGCCCTCCTAGGAGAGTAGCTGAGATGAGGGGCCCCAGCTCTACCCCTCTGCGTggcaggcaggaaggagagaggggccTCGAAGAGCAGGTCAGAGCCTGCCCTCAGTCAAAGGAAATATCCACCCTCCTAAGCCTTTCAGAGACTGTTTTCTTCCAAGTAGGTCCCGCTGTTACCAGGGCAACGAAGAACCCTGGGCTTTGTGTTTCTGTCTGTGGAGTCCCTGGGGAGAAGTGATCTGCGGAGCTTTCCCTAGTCTAGGCAGGAAGCAGGAAGTGCTAGCTGGAGGTGGAGCCCCTACTCCCATTTAGAGATAATCTCTTGCCTTGTTAATGCCTTTCTTCATCCCCTGGGAGGGGCCAAGGCCCCAGGGAAGTCAGTTCTGGCAGCCTAGGCTCTGGTGGACCTGGTTTCTCAAGGCCGGGCCCATCTTATGGCACACCTCTCAGGAAGTGCAATCTGATCAAGTGTCCTGGAGGGGGAAGCTCATACCAAGCCATGCTACATGCTGGGGGATCACTGCACAAACATTTCCTGATCCCATACTGCACGCTAGTGCAGGATCTCCAGGCTGGCTCCTGCCCCAGGAAGCTCTATGGGAAGGCTCAGAACCAAACTGGCCACTAAATGTCACCTGAGCTGGTTGGTCTCCAAGGCTCTTTTCTGCACTGGGCTGGGCTAGTCATTAGAATTGCCTAGGGAGctttttagaaatacaaattcctGGAGATTCTGATTCCACCAGTGTGGGTGTGAGTGGAGGGTGGAGGCTGAGTTATGGATGTCATTGCTAGACCTCACAGTTGAACTCTGCAGATGGAGCAAGCGACCTTAAGCTGCCTCTTCTGGGCCTTTGTTCTATTTCCTTGTTTGGGGCATGCAAATGGGCTTCTGTGAGATACAACCTGCTCACTTCCATTGGGCAGCCCGGATCCCAGGTACGGCCTGCTATTTCCTGAGTCCTGCATGCACTCTGTTGCAGCAGCCCTGGAAAGTATTAGCATTTCTGGCACCCATGGCACTCTGCTGATTCATCCTGAGCCCCCATCACCTCAGGCCCCCATCAACTTTCAGTTTTTTTCCACAACTTTCTTCTCATCcacatcttccccactcaggTTTCTGCAGATGGTTTTGTGAACTTAACTGCAAGATCTCACCGGTGCACCTAGTAAAGATCATTTCAGCACATCCTTCCAAGCTAGACTGGGAGCGGGTGGCTCCTGATTCCATTTTGGAGGGGGTCCTCTAGTCCTTCAACTTAATACCATCTGCTAATGCCCTTGGCAGCCTACCTCTAGGTCTCCATCCAGCAGCCCATGTATTCACTCACTTGTTTATGTACTAAACTAGGGTTGTGATCCTACTGTGTGGATCATGAAATGCTAATACCTGTGCTGGATAGCTGTGTGCTGGGTCCAGGGGACCATATGGATGAGGAAGTTATGTCCTAAGCAGGATTGGGAGTCACACAGGGTCCCAAATCCAGCCAGTGGTGTGACCAGACTGGAATACAGGGCTCTTTTTCCTATTCTCACAGGGCTCCCCACTGCAAGGGTTAGCAAGGCTGAGCCTGCTCTTACTTGCCCCCGCCTCCTTTGACAGGCCATCACGTATGCAATCTGGGATCACCTAGCTCTCCCTGAAATGGCATGAGAAACTCCATTGGGTGCTGGAGACTTTATCTGATCCCCTAAAGCAAAAAGGGGAGCTCCAGTACTCACTGGTGCTGCTCATGGCCCCACAGCCTTGTCCTTCCCCAAAAGGGGCAGTTGTCAGCCACACACTCATGCATACTCATCTCCATAAACTCAGCCCTGCCACTGCCCTGCCTTGCTCTTCAGGCCCTTCCCTGAAGGACAGAACTGGCTGGTTCTGGAACTTCCAGAGATCGGGCACCTGGTTGCTTTGGCAAAGACCCAGAATCTGGTCAGGTTGAGGCTTGAGTGTGTCGGGGGGCTTTCTTGGGAAAAGGCTTGGAGTATCAGAATTGAGAGAGTATAAATCTGGGAGTCACAATGACCCGAGTCCACCATGCAACCTAATATCTCTGAAATTCAGGTCCCTCAGTTCTAAAAGAAGACACCATTACCTTCTTCACTGAGTGTGGGAATGAAATGTGgtgaaagtgcctggcacacggtCAGAAACACGCtagtttcctctctcttttctccctccttccctttgttCCTTCCCCATAAAGAGGCAAAGCAAGCGCACATCTGATGCCGGGCTTTGTTTCTCACAGCATGTCTGTATGGTGGTGGGCAAGGCAGGACAGACCGTGTTGGAGGGCCAGTAGAGGGAGGCGGAGAGGGGTGAAGCATCCCTAGAGCTGAGGAATGGGCAGCTGTGATGCTATGATAGCGCCACTTAGCAGCTGTAAACCTTGGGCCAGGCTTTCTCGtttctaagcctcagtctcctcatctgtaagaggagagtgagatGAGTGAGATAACGGGTGTGAGGTGCTTGGCGGAGCCACTGGTAGGGACTCCATAAGCGTTCTCACCCACTGTCCCAGGTGGGGAAAATTCAGCTCATGGCTGGGAAACCTGAGCAAATCCCAGAATGGGATTCAGTTTCTTCTGACCCCACAGTCTGTGAGGAGCAGTGAATTCTTGCTGGACAGTGTCTGCGTGGACTTGCTCTGAGAGtgtatttaaaaatcttcacCAGCTTTCTGATTGATGTCCCATAGCACCATCTAGTGCCAAGAAGTGGAAgggccttccctccttcccttctccctccctccaaagtcgtgtgtgtgcgtgtgtgttgtgTTTGGAGGCCAGGGGGACTGCACTGTTACAGGATGGTAAGGCTAGGTCACTCGTATCTTTATATTAGTGGAGAACTAATGCTGTTTTTTAAGATGCCTAGTCCCTCCACTTCCCTCCTGACAGCTTCTGCCATTCACAGATTCAGTAGGCTGGAGCCCTTAGTTTGAAGGACTTCGAGGCTTCAGGCTAGGGTTGATCCAGGTGAAGTGCCTGGGAAGTACCTAATGCCTCCTAGATGGTCTTCTGTGCTTGCTCAATAACCCAGAGAGACACAGTCTTTACACAccctttatctttttattgaggAGAAAGCTTTAGCATACAGAACAATTTCTCATCTTCACAACACagtaaaacaacaataacacaataacacATTGGTTTCAAACGATTTCTCCCCGGGTCTCTGGGAATCCCTGGGCTGCCCTCATACCCCTGCATGCAtacgcccacccccacccacccctctttAAACCCAAGAAATAGCCCAAAGCCCGTAGTTCCTCTTACAGCTCTCGTGGCTGTTAGATATTGAAGATCTGagaaaggaggggaagagggTCAAAGGGGAGCCCAAGCTCCCTTGCCACCAGAGGGCCACAAACCAGCTCACTGCTCATCTGTTCTTGCCCCAGCCGAGGCTACATGGGCTCAGGATGAAAAGCACCATGGGAACAGGCAGGGCCTGTGATGAGGGGTCCCTGGAAGTGTGGGTGCAAGGCACCTGTCCTTTGGACTTCTCTGACAGGGACATGGGCAGCAGGGCCAGCATGTTGACCATCAGCAAACAGAGTCCACAGCCTTGAAGAATGGCAGGCctccttctggaactctctcctgagaaaatagctgaaaaacagacaaaattttcTTTACAAGGTTATTTACTTTTGAACTGGCGGGGACGGGGAAAACCAGGCAATTGACGTGTCCAACACATTAGGAGAAAGCTCAAATGTTATTCTGTCTGTGTGATTACATAGGTGGCAGCCATTTTAAATCCTGCTGATCAAGAGCTCACAGATCTCAGCTTTGAAAAGACATGGCAAGAACACACTAGAAAGAAAGGCAGCAAAGTGTTAAGAGTGTGGCTCATCTGTGTGGTGGGATTCTGCATGTGGCTTTTGGATCCCCATCATTTTCTCTATTTGCCAAATTTTCTATAATGATTATGTATTACTTTTCTATTTGGAGAAGGGAGTAGCCTTTTTAAAAGATAGCAACAGGTTATAGGAACCTGGCTCCACCAATCCCCAGGCTGAGAAATGTGTGAGCAACAGAAGTGCTTCTTACCTCCGACTGATGAATAGAGACCTCACCGGAAACCAGTCGGAGGACTGGGTTTCTCTGtgactcctcttcctcctgctccttTTTCTTGCCTCTGAGCTCAAAATCCTAAGGCTGGGCTGAGGTTATCTGTCAGACTCCAGTGAGGAACAGAGGTTTAATTTACTATGTTTTCTTCCGTCTGGCCACAGACACTTTGGCTGCACTTGCCCAGCTACCAGGCCCTGTGCAGGAAGCCCCGTGTGGAGGGCAGTTCAGGCTATCAGTGGATCTGGCTGCCATTCTGTGGCCAGAGTAACATAGTATGTACTTTTCACTGCTGGACCCAAGGCCAGCAGCAGGTCTCTGTGAAGGCCCCTAGGTTAGGACCCAGAAGCCCCAGGAGTTACTAGGAGGCAGTCTACCTCTTAAACCTCACCATCTGCTCAATGCCCAGCATCAGGCTATGGCTCGCCCCTCATGTGAGAGACATGAGGTCATCCCAGTTGCAAAGCTGCAGGAGGCACAGTCTCTGTAGAGAgaaccttcctctctcctctcagaACTAAGGAGTCCTTCACGCTGGAGTTGAAGAGCAGGATTTggacctctctctctctggcatTCTGGGAAGGAAAGGAACCCCAAGGATGGCAAATCTTCTGCCAAGACCTATGGCTGGAGACTGCAGTCCAAGGCCTGGCCAGGAGAGGAGACCACCATCCCTAAGGAAAGAGTCACTCCTTACAAGGTCAAATTGAAAATTgagttgttgctgctgctttctcctcctcctccccaacctAACTGCCTACCCTTTAGGCAATGTCAAGGAAAGGAGTAGGGCATGGAATATTGGGCTGTGTCTGCTAGGGATGCCCAGGAGAGCAGTGAAGTAAGAGGAAAGGGTCCCAGATCTGGTGAGCTCTGAGGCCCTAAGCCCATGGTCTGTGGGAAGGTGGAACCAGCTTGCTCAGTCAGTTGAAGACAGGTCTCAGCTGGGTGATCCATTGGACATGTGGCTTTGCATTCTCTCACTGGGCTAATTGGAGGGGCATTTTCAGGGCCCTCCTGCTGGAGGGGTGACCTGAAGCAAGTGTAGGCTTCCAGGTACGTTTCTTGATAGTATCCTGCTGTCCACCAATTATACCTAGTAAGTGGCTTCAGTGGCTTTAGAAGTTCAGTGGAGCCTGTCCGGGGCAGAGCAGTGAGCCATTGGGTGAAGTCCAGGTTATCCAGCCAGAGGATTAAACCATAGAACACAGTGTGAATTAACACAGGAGAGGTGAGGGCTTGGAACTAGAGGGGAAATACAAGAGGGTGACCAGTTCATTTATGAGAACAGGCCTAGAAACCTGCTCTCTAGATCCTGGCAGGTATGAGCAGAGTGCACACTAAGAGGACAGCTATCACTGCGCCCTCCTTTGCCGAGTGTCACTCCCCAGTCAAGGTCACAGGACGGTCTGGAGTCCTCCAGGTCTTCTTCGGGTTCTGCAGGTCCGGAACTCCCTTTAAGTACTGGTCAGTGAATGAGGCAGGTGTGGCAGCGAAAGCAGGGGCAGGGAACACAGTGGAAGGGTGtgttgtgggggagggggcagctcACTCCAGCTCTCACACGCGAATACGGCCCCGTGCAGCCCGGTGGCCCCCCTGCCTCGGAGTGAGGCGAAATAGCACTGGGGGACGGCGTCGAATTTGGCGTTGCCCCAGGCGACCCGCGCGGCGAATTAGCGGCGGTGAACTGTAGAATGGTGAATTGGTACCTGGAAGGCCCTCCAGAAGTGGGAGTCGATTCTGGTTCCTCCGTCTGCTGGGCTGTATGATGGGAGGCGTCACATCTAGGAAGTTTTCATGATAGTAGCCGGAAGTCTGGGATGAAGCGTTGGCATAGGTGGGCTCCATCTCCATCAGCTCATCCAGGTCATCATCTTgggtctcatcctctgtctcctgctcctGCTCGGGTTCTTGCTCAGGCTCCTGCTCTGGTTCCTGGAGGCCACCCTCATGTTCCTCTTCTTTCTTATCCTTACTCtgatcttcctcctccttcttcctcttcttcctcatcccctcctcttcctcctcttctttctcctccttttcttccgcctcctcttcttcctcctcctcctccccgtcCTCCTCCCCTTTCTGTTTCAGCTCCTTCCtcatctcttcctccctcttcctcctcttctcctcctcctcccccctggTCTCTTGTTGGATTGCTCTCACGCGCCTCCGCTGGTCCTTGTTGAGAATCCTGCACCTGCGTGCCTCTTCATCTTGATCCCCACTGTGGCACTCTTCTCCCTCTTCACCTTCGAGATTACGGTCTGCTGCAAAAGGGAAGAAGATATTGCGAACCCCAGGGAGTGGCATTGGCTTGGGGACACGCACTTTTCTTTCTATCTCCACACACTCGAGAATCAGCTCGTCCAGGTCGGCCATTTCAGTTGACCATAAGAGCTCCTTGCGGAAGAACTCTGATAAGCCTTTGAGGAACTGGTTTTGAAGGCGGCAGTCATCCCAAGACAAGAATTGAGCCAGGAACTGAAAAGCATCTGCATAGCTGCCCAGGGTACAGTCTCCCTGCTTGAGCTTGCGGATGGCTTTTTTTGCCACGCTTGGGGGAATGGGGCCACAGAATTGCTTACGGATTTCATCTAGGAAGCGCGGAAAGTTAGCATGCAGGGGGCTTCCTTCCTGGGTGACTGAGACGGCCCAGTCCTTGGCTTCACCAGCGAAAAAGGAGATCAGAAAGGCCACCCGCTCAGCGCCCCCGGGGAAATGATCCTCATGGTCGGCTATGAAAGTCTCTAGCTGCATCAAGAATTCAGCCAGGTAGACTGGGTCCCCCGAGAAGGGCTCTATCTCAGGCCGCTCCAGCGGCGGCAGAAGAGGCTGCGGGGGCAGCTCCTTGGCCGGAGGCGGGGGCAGCGCCGGCGGGGGTGGACTGGGCATCGGGGGTGGGTCGGTGGGTGCGCCGGAAGTACTGCAATCCTGGATCACGCTAATCAACAGCTCGTCCGGGGCATACTCGGGCTCGGTGCGCGGGGGAGGCCAGCACAGGAAGGGCAGTTCTCCCTCGGGAGTGGCGTCGATCTCACTGAGCGGGAACTCAAAGTTCTCCTCAGAAAGGGCGGGCACCCCGGGGACCGGCCAGCGCATGTAGCTCGAGACATTGCCCCGCAAGGAATTGACCTCGGCCAGGGCTCTGCCGAGCTGAAGGCCCAGATTGG from Bubalus bubalis isolate 160015118507 breed Murrah chromosome X, NDDB_SH_1, whole genome shotgun sequence encodes the following:
- the RTL5 gene encoding retrotransposon Gag-like protein 5 isoform X1 encodes the protein MSEAAGNLNSLRMANVALREELNALRGENANLGLQLGRALAEVNSLRGNVSSYMRWPVPGVPALSEENFEFPLSEIDATPEGELPFLCWPPPRTEPEYAPDELLISVIQDCSTSGAPTDPPPMPSPPPPALPPPPAKELPPQPLLPPLERPEIEPFSGDPVYLAEFLMQLETFIADHEDHFPGGAERVAFLISFFAGEAKDWAVSVTQEGSPLHANFPRFLDEIRKQFCGPIPPSVAKKAIRKLKQGDCTLGSYADAFQFLAQFLSWDDCRLQNQFLKGLSEFFRKELLWSTEMADLDELILECVEIERKVRVPKPMPLPGVRNIFFPFAADRNLEGEEGEECHSGDQDEEARRCRILNKDQRRRVRAIQQETRGEEEEKRRKREEEMRKELKQKGEEDGEEEEEEEEAEEKEEKEEEEEEGMRKKRKKEEEDQSKDKKEEEHEGGLQEPEQEPEQEPEQEQETEDETQDDDLDELMEMEPTYANASSQTSGYYHENFLDVTPPIIQPSRRRNQNRLPLLEGLPAIFSGESSRRRPAILQGCGLCLLMVNMLALLPMSLSEKSKGQVPCTHTSRDPSSQALPVPMVLFILSPCSLGWGKNR
- the RTL5 gene encoding retrotransposon Gag-like protein 5 isoform X2, giving the protein MSEAAGNLNSLRMANVALREELNALRGENANLGLQLGRALAEVNSLRGNVSSYMRWPVPGVPALSEENFEFPLSEIDATPEGELPFLCWPPPRTEPEYAPDELLISVIQDCSTSGAPTDPPPMPSPPPPALPPPPAKELPPQPLLPPLERPEIEPFSGDPVYLAEFLMQLETFIADHEDHFPGGAERVAFLISFFAGEAKDWAVSVTQEGSPLHANFPRFLDEIRKQFCGPIPPSVAKKAIRKLKQGDCTLGSYADAFQFLAQFLSWDDCRLQNQFLKGLSEFFRKELLWSTEMADLDELILECVEIERKVRVPKPMPLPGVRNIFFPFAADRNLEGEEGEECHSGDQDEEARRCRILNKDQRRRVRAIQQETRGEEEEKRRKREEEMRKELKQKGEEDGEEEEEEEEAEEKEEKEEEEEEGMRKKRKKEEEDQSKDKKEEEHEGGLQEPEQEPEQEPEQEQETEDETQDDDLDELMEMEPTYANASSQTSGYYHENFLDVTPPIIQPSRRRNQNRLPLLEGLPGTNSPFYSSPPLIRRAGRLGQRQIRRRPPVLFRLTPRQGGHRAARGRIRV